A stretch of the Streptomyces sp. WMMB303 genome encodes the following:
- a CDS encoding DUF881 domain-containing protein: protein MSQQPTRSTAPRASRPDASMSLLTNVMEHSLDDGYAEAVARRGEVGRSHMPRTLRAKLGLAVGLVLAALVVTVGAAQAQISAPSIAKEKQELIERIEAGGRQADELQQDVDKLRASVERKQRQALEKHGGERGKTTVLLSGATPVEGPGLKLVVDDAADTESQGGDGPRKTDGFSDTGRIRDRDLQRVVNGLWAAGAEAISINDQRLTSRSAIRAAGDAILVDNKPLVPPYTLLAIGPGKQLSRTFQDSVDGQYLYVLHKDYGARTSISVQDEVRLPAAPSLILRTAKPVRTGKGSTS, encoded by the coding sequence ATGTCGCAGCAGCCCACCCGGAGCACCGCACCGCGTGCCTCGCGGCCCGATGCCTCCATGTCGCTGCTGACCAATGTGATGGAGCACAGCCTCGACGACGGCTACGCGGAGGCAGTGGCCCGGCGGGGCGAGGTCGGCCGCTCGCACATGCCCCGCACTCTCCGGGCCAAGCTGGGCCTGGCGGTCGGACTGGTGCTCGCCGCCCTGGTGGTGACCGTGGGAGCTGCCCAGGCGCAGATTTCGGCGCCGAGCATCGCCAAGGAGAAGCAGGAGCTCATCGAGCGGATCGAGGCGGGCGGCCGCCAGGCCGACGAGCTCCAGCAGGACGTCGACAAGCTGCGTGCCTCGGTGGAGCGGAAGCAGCGGCAGGCGTTGGAGAAGCACGGCGGTGAACGGGGGAAGACCACGGTGCTGCTGTCCGGCGCCACCCCGGTCGAGGGCCCTGGCCTCAAGCTCGTGGTGGACGACGCAGCGGACACCGAGTCCCAGGGCGGCGACGGACCACGCAAGACCGACGGGTTCTCCGACACGGGCCGCATCCGCGACCGGGACCTGCAGCGGGTCGTCAACGGACTGTGGGCGGCGGGTGCCGAAGCGATCTCGATCAACGATCAGCGGCTCACGTCGCGCTCCGCCATCCGTGCGGCGGGTGATGCGATCCTGGTGGACAACAAGCCGCTCGTCCCGCCCTACACGCTGCTGGCGATCGGTCCCGGCAAGCAGCTCTCCCGGACCTTCCAGGACAGCGTCGACGGTCAGTACCTCTATGTCCTGCACAAGGACTACGGTGCCAGGACCAGCATTTCCGTCCAGGACGAGGTGCGGCTGCCGGCCGCGCCGAGTCTGATTCTGAGAACCGCGAAACCTGTGCGGACAGGGAAGGGCAGCACATCGTGA
- a CDS encoding PRC-barrel domain-containing protein, whose product MQTGTDPRSLIGRKAFDRAGAKIGTVDEVYLDDATGDPEWAALRTGLFSRDAFVPLEPSDLDERGLRVPFERALIKSAPDFGVGRHLSPQQELELYHHYGLDVPVGGESSPPPDRDFGRIAGAGD is encoded by the coding sequence GTGCAGACCGGAACAGATCCGCGAAGCCTGATCGGCCGCAAGGCGTTCGACCGTGCAGGAGCCAAGATCGGCACCGTGGACGAGGTGTACCTCGACGACGCCACAGGTGACCCGGAGTGGGCCGCCCTGCGCACGGGCCTCTTCAGCCGTGACGCCTTCGTCCCCCTGGAGCCCTCCGACCTGGACGAGAGGGGACTGCGCGTCCCGTTCGAGCGGGCTCTGATCAAGAGCGCCCCCGATTTCGGCGTCGGCCGCCACCTCTCCCCGCAGCAGGAGCTGGAGCTCTACCACCACTACGGGCTCGATGTGCCCGTCGGCGGAGAGTCGTCGCCGCCCCCGGACCGGGACTTCGGACGGATAGCCGGCGCCGGGGACTGA
- a CDS encoding DNA polymerase IV, with the protein MRTQPTILHLDMDAFFAAVEQASKPSLRGKPVVVGGLGPRGVVSTASYEARRFGVHSAMPTAQARRLAPNAAYLGARFGLYRAVSDVVMELLHALSPLVEPLSLDEAFVDLEAGEALEGAQGGAEGAREVGERLRRDIRTATGLTGSVGLAGSKMLAKIASEQAKPDGLVLIPVGTERGMLAPLSVRTLPGIGPATAEVLRRAGISTVGEIVEVGEDELLRLLGRAHGTSVHAMAHGVDDRPVVAERDAKSVSVEDTYDVDLTDRTRVRLEVERLAGRCVTRLRAAGRSGRTVVIKVRSYDFSTLTRSETLRGPTDDAGVVREAALRLLDGVDTTAGVRLLGVGVSGLADFTQEDLFAQAQAAQGQAAVPQAGAETGAGGPADPERDAEELSGVPVAGEAAPAVEEPGAAVPADRRWIPGRDVRHAVHGRGWVQGSGVGKVTVRFEEPDSAPGRVRTFSVDDPQLETADPVMLGAGIAGLAADQSPAPAIRPKSRSGGGDDSPPTGTSSP; encoded by the coding sequence GTGAGGACCCAGCCGACCATCCTGCATCTGGACATGGATGCCTTCTTCGCCGCGGTGGAGCAGGCGTCCAAGCCCAGCCTGCGCGGGAAGCCGGTCGTGGTCGGCGGTCTCGGGCCCCGCGGGGTGGTCTCGACCGCCTCCTACGAGGCCCGGCGCTTCGGGGTGCACTCCGCGATGCCCACGGCACAGGCGAGGCGGCTGGCACCGAACGCGGCGTATCTGGGTGCCCGGTTCGGGCTCTACCGCGCGGTCAGCGACGTGGTGATGGAGCTGCTGCACGCCCTCTCGCCGCTGGTGGAGCCGCTGAGCCTCGACGAGGCGTTCGTGGATCTGGAGGCCGGGGAGGCCCTGGAAGGGGCGCAGGGCGGCGCTGAGGGGGCGCGGGAGGTCGGTGAGCGGCTGCGGCGGGACATCAGAACAGCGACGGGGCTGACCGGCTCGGTGGGGCTCGCGGGGTCCAAGATGCTGGCGAAGATCGCCTCGGAGCAGGCCAAACCGGACGGTCTGGTGCTCATCCCGGTGGGCACCGAGCGGGGAATGCTGGCTCCGCTGTCCGTGCGGACCCTGCCCGGGATCGGGCCGGCCACCGCGGAGGTGCTGCGCAGGGCGGGGATCAGCACCGTGGGCGAGATCGTGGAGGTCGGCGAGGACGAGCTGCTGCGGCTGCTCGGAAGGGCGCACGGCACTTCGGTCCACGCGATGGCGCACGGGGTCGACGACCGCCCTGTGGTGGCCGAGCGGGACGCCAAATCGGTCTCTGTCGAGGACACCTACGACGTCGATCTCACCGACCGCACGCGGGTCCGGCTGGAGGTGGAGCGGCTGGCCGGGCGCTGTGTGACGCGTCTGCGTGCGGCCGGGCGGTCGGGCCGCACGGTCGTCATCAAGGTGCGCAGCTACGACTTCTCCACCCTCACCAGGTCCGAGACGCTCCGGGGCCCCACCGACGACGCCGGCGTCGTGCGGGAGGCGGCGCTGCGGCTGCTGGACGGGGTGGACACCACGGCCGGTGTGCGGCTGCTCGGGGTAGGCGTCAGCGGGCTCGCCGACTTCACCCAGGAGGATCTGTTCGCGCAGGCCCAGGCCGCCCAGGGGCAGGCGGCCGTCCCTCAGGCCGGTGCCGAGACCGGGGCAGGCGGCCCGGCGGATCCGGAGCGGGACGCCGAGGAGCTGTCCGGGGTCCCGGTGGCCGGAGAGGCCGCGCCCGCCGTCGAGGAGCCGGGCGCGGCGGTGCCGGCCGACCGGCGCTGGATCCCCGGCCGGGATGTGCGCCATGCCGTCCACGGGCGGGGCTGGGTGCAGGGCAGCGGCGTCGGGAAGGTCACCGTCCGGTTCGAGGAGCCGGACTCGGCACCCGGCCGGGTGCGTACCTTCTCCGTGGACGATCCGCAACTGGAGACCGCCGATCCGGTCATGCTGGGCGCGGGGATCGCCGGCCTCGCCGCGGATCAGTCCCCGGCGCCGGCTATCCGTCCGAAGTCCCGGTCCGGGGGCGGCGACGACTCTCCGCCGACGGGCACATCGAGCCCGTAG
- a CDS encoding bifunctional nuclease family protein translates to MNELDVVGVRVEMPTNQPIVLLREVGGDRYLPIWIGPGEATAIAFAQQGMTPARPLTHDLFKDVLEAVGQELTAVRIVDLREGVFYAELVFASGVEVSARPSDAIALALRTGTPIYGSDGVLDDAGIAIPDEQEDEVEKFREFLDQISPEDFGTSSQ, encoded by the coding sequence GTGAATGAGCTCGACGTCGTGGGTGTCCGGGTGGAAATGCCCACCAACCAACCGATCGTGCTCCTGCGAGAAGTGGGAGGCGACCGCTACCTCCCCATTTGGATCGGCCCTGGGGAGGCGACCGCGATCGCCTTCGCGCAGCAGGGCATGACCCCCGCACGCCCACTCACCCATGACCTGTTCAAGGACGTCCTGGAAGCAGTGGGTCAGGAGCTGACCGCGGTCCGCATCGTGGATCTGCGGGAAGGCGTGTTCTACGCGGAGCTGGTCTTCGCCAGCGGAGTGGAAGTCAGTGCCCGTCCGTCCGACGCCATAGCGCTCGCCCTGCGCACCGGAACGCCGATCTACGGCAGCGACGGTGTGCTGGACGACGCGGGGATCGCGATCCCGGACGAGCAGGAGGACGAGGTGGAGAAATTCCGCGAGTTCCTCGACCAGATCTCCCCGGAGGACTTCGGCACCAGCAGCCAGTGA
- a CDS encoding small basic family protein: protein MIAVLGLIVGVVAGLVVRPVVPLAVEPYLPIAVVAALDAVFGGLRAMLDGIFDDKVFVVSFLSNVVVAALIVFLGDKLGVGAQLSTGVVVVLGIRIFSNAAAIRRHVFRA from the coding sequence GTGATCGCCGTACTGGGCCTCATCGTGGGAGTCGTGGCCGGACTCGTCGTCCGGCCCGTGGTGCCGCTGGCGGTTGAACCGTATCTGCCCATCGCCGTCGTCGCCGCGCTCGATGCGGTCTTCGGCGGCTTGCGCGCCATGCTGGACGGCATCTTCGACGACAAGGTCTTCGTGGTCTCGTTCCTCTCGAACGTGGTGGTGGCTGCACTGATCGTCTTCCTCGGCGACAAGCTCGGGGTCGGCGCACAGCTGTCCACCGGTGTGGTTGTCGTCCTCGGTATTCGGATCTTCTCCAACGCGGCCGCCATCCGGCGGCATGTGTTCCGGGCGTGA
- a CDS encoding FHA domain-containing protein encodes MPVCNRCGARVAEASRFCSNCGAPLRGGAPAEGASETTSTISISGLEAYDSESTGQHASPVLPPEAQSAVDALPMGSALLIVRRGPNSGSRFLLDGDLTTAGRHPESDIFLDDVTVSRRHVEFRRGSDGVFTVADVGSLNGTYVNRERIETAVPLGNGDEVQIGKYRLVFYASQHAV; translated from the coding sequence TTGCCGGTCTGTAACAGGTGTGGTGCCCGCGTCGCCGAAGCGAGCCGGTTCTGCTCCAACTGTGGTGCCCCGCTGCGCGGCGGAGCGCCGGCGGAGGGTGCGTCCGAGACGACGTCGACGATCTCCATCTCCGGGCTGGAAGCGTACGACTCGGAGTCCACCGGCCAGCACGCCTCTCCGGTGCTGCCGCCCGAGGCGCAGTCCGCCGTGGACGCGCTGCCCATGGGTTCGGCGCTGCTGATCGTGCGGCGGGGACCGAACTCGGGCAGCAGGTTCCTGCTCGACGGGGACCTGACGACTGCCGGGCGCCACCCGGAGAGCGACATCTTCCTGGACGACGTGACCGTCTCGCGCCGCCACGTGGAGTTCCGGCGGGGCTCCGACGGCGTCTTCACCGTCGCCGACGTCGGCAGCCTGAACGGCACCTACGTCAACCGGGAGCGGATCGAGACCGCCGTGCCGCTCGGGAACGGCGACGAGGTGCAGATCGGGAAGTACCGGCTCGTCTTCTACGCGAGCCAGCACGCCGTCTGA
- a CDS encoding MerR family transcriptional regulator translates to MTSTGGEGTAAGDSSLLGGPVPASGQEAPPGRPCPASSPTGAVGPVGDALSEQVGYRGPTACSAAGITYRQLDYWARTGLVEPSIRPAYGSGSQRLYSFRDIVVLKIVKRLLDTGVSLQNIRAAVRHLRSGGRTDLARMTLMSDGATVYECSSPDEVVDLLQGGQGVFGIAVGVVWKDVEGALSRLHGERVDTGETLVRDHPEDELARRRNRAG, encoded by the coding sequence GTGACAAGCACCGGCGGCGAAGGTACGGCGGCTGGCGACTCGTCCCTACTCGGCGGCCCGGTTCCGGCCTCCGGCCAGGAGGCGCCCCCGGGGCGGCCGTGCCCCGCGTCGTCCCCGACGGGTGCCGTCGGCCCGGTCGGCGACGCTCTCTCGGAGCAGGTCGGCTACCGCGGCCCCACTGCCTGCTCGGCGGCCGGGATCACCTACCGGCAGCTCGACTACTGGGCCCGGACCGGACTGGTGGAGCCCAGCATCCGCCCCGCCTACGGCTCGGGCAGCCAGCGTCTCTACAGCTTCCGGGACATCGTCGTTCTCAAGATCGTCAAGCGGTTGCTGGACACCGGCGTCTCGCTGCAGAACATCCGCGCGGCCGTCCGGCACCTGCGTTCCGGAGGCCGCACCGACCTGGCGCGGATGACGCTGATGAGCGACGGGGCCACGGTCTACGAGTGCTCCTCGCCCGACGAGGTCGTCGATCTTCTGCAGGGTGGCCAGGGCGTCTTCGGAATCGCTGTCGGAGTCGTCTGGAAGGACGTCGAGGGGGCGCTCTCCCGGCTGCACGGGGAGCGTGTCGACACCGGTGAGACGCTCGTGCGGGACCATCCCGAGGACGAGCTCGCCCGGCGCCGCAACCGCGCCGGTTAG
- a CDS encoding MerR family transcriptional regulator: protein MPHNPSGGARTGTATGPQRGPLSIGAVLRALRAEFPELTVARIRFLEAEGLVEPARSPSGGRRFRDADVERLVQVLRLQRDDCLSLRAIREHLAVPGRGAPPRAVPVAAPRRGEPGRMSAPESGTELAVSAARTGRRELLGSAGVREEELAEWEEYGLLGPAEDGTYRLADVAVARLVARLGRHGVEARHLRSVKAAADRQLALAEQRVAPLRRHPDQRTRSGAESTAEELADLSVRLYGAFMTSGALADRTRCD from the coding sequence ATGCCGCACAATCCGTCCGGCGGTGCCCGTACGGGCACCGCCACCGGTCCGCAGCGCGGTCCGCTGAGCATCGGCGCCGTGCTGCGTGCCCTCCGCGCGGAGTTTCCCGAGCTCACCGTGGCCAGGATCCGGTTTCTGGAAGCGGAGGGGCTGGTGGAGCCGGCCCGCTCGCCGTCCGGTGGCCGCCGGTTCCGGGACGCGGATGTGGAGCGGCTGGTTCAGGTGCTGCGGCTGCAGCGCGACGACTGCCTTTCCTTGCGTGCCATCAGGGAGCACCTGGCGGTGCCCGGCCGGGGCGCTCCTCCTCGGGCGGTGCCGGTGGCTGCTCCGCGCCGCGGCGAGCCCGGGAGGATGTCCGCACCCGAGTCCGGGACGGAGCTCGCGGTCTCCGCTGCCCGTACCGGGCGCCGGGAGCTGCTCGGGTCCGCGGGTGTGCGGGAGGAGGAACTGGCCGAGTGGGAGGAGTACGGGCTGCTCGGGCCGGCCGAGGACGGTACCTACCGGCTTGCCGACGTGGCCGTGGCCCGGCTGGTGGCCCGGCTCGGACGGCACGGGGTGGAGGCGCGGCACCTGCGGTCCGTGAAGGCCGCCGCCGACCGGCAGCTCGCCCTGGCCGAGCAGCGCGTCGCACCGCTGCGGCGCCATCCGGACCAGCGGACCCGGTCGGGTGCCGAGAGCACGGCCGAGGAGCTGGCCGATCTCTCCGTGCGGCTCTACGGGGCCTTCATGACCTCCGGGGCGCTTGCGGACCGCACACGGTGTGACTGA
- the gcvP gene encoding aminomethyl-transferring glycine dehydrogenase: MTSPRTPLSALESGIPFESRHIGPDAGAQAKMLAQVGYGSLDELTGAAVPEVIRSTERLKLPDARSEADVLAELHTLARRNQVLHSMIGLGYYGTFTPPVILRNVMENPAWYTAYTPYQPEISQGRLEALLNFQTVVSDLTGLPTAGASLLDEPTAAAEAMALSRRVGKAGKRGGGVFLVDADCLPQTVAVLRTRAEPTGVEIVVADLDEGIPADLTERGIFGVLLQYPGASGAIRDQRRTVEQAHELGAVVTVAADLLALTLLTSPGELGADIAVGSSQRFGVPMGFGGPHAGYMSVREQFARSLPGRLVGVSKDVDGEQAYRLALQTREQHIRREKATSNICTAQVLLAVMAGMYAAYHGPDGLAGIARRTHRYAALLAAGLRGGGVEIVHDSFFDTVTARVPGQAARITERARVAGVNLRLVDADHVGIACDETTGRDQLTTVWQAFGVAAAPTDLDELDAATDDALPADLLRTDEYLTHPAFHEHRSETAMLRYLRRLADRDYALDRGMIPLGSCTMKLNATTEMEPVTWPEFGALHPFAPAEQAEGYLTLIRELEERLAEVTGYDKVSLQPNAGSQGELAGLLAVRAYHRANGEPGRTVCLIPSSAHGTNAASAVMAGMRVVVVKTSDNGDVDVADLHAKIEQYGDELAVLMVTYPSTHGVFEEHITEVCAAVHDAGGQVYVDGANLNALLGLARPGRFGADVSHLNLHKTFCIPHGGGGPGVGPIGVRAHLAPYLPNHPLQPAAGPATGIGPVSGAPWGSAGILPISWAYVRLMGAEGLRKATQVAVLSANYIAKRLEPHYPVLYAGPHGLVAHECIVDVRPLTKQTGVSIDDVAKRLIDYGFHAPTMSFPVAGTLMIEPTESEDLNEVDRFCEAMIAIRAEIEKVGTGEWDAEDNPLRNAPHTAAMLGREWQQGYGREEAVFPAGVRAGDKYWPPVRRIDGAYGDRNLVCSCPPIAEYDAG; the protein is encoded by the coding sequence ATGACTTCCCCTCGCACCCCGCTCTCGGCGCTGGAGAGCGGCATCCCCTTCGAGAGTCGCCACATCGGACCCGATGCCGGTGCCCAGGCCAAGATGCTCGCCCAGGTCGGTTACGGGTCGCTCGACGAGCTGACCGGCGCGGCCGTGCCGGAGGTGATCCGCAGCACCGAGCGGCTGAAGCTCCCCGACGCGCGGAGCGAGGCCGACGTGCTGGCCGAGCTGCACACCCTCGCGCGGCGCAACCAGGTCCTGCATTCCATGATCGGCCTGGGCTACTACGGCACTTTCACGCCGCCGGTGATCCTGCGCAACGTCATGGAGAACCCCGCCTGGTACACGGCCTATACCCCCTATCAGCCGGAGATCTCGCAGGGCCGGCTGGAGGCGCTGCTCAACTTCCAGACCGTCGTCTCGGATCTGACCGGGCTGCCCACCGCCGGTGCCTCGCTGCTGGACGAGCCCACGGCCGCCGCCGAGGCGATGGCCCTCTCACGCCGGGTCGGCAAGGCCGGCAAGCGGGGCGGCGGCGTGTTCCTGGTCGACGCCGACTGCCTGCCGCAGACCGTGGCGGTGCTGCGCACCCGCGCCGAGCCGACCGGTGTGGAGATCGTGGTCGCCGACCTGGACGAGGGCATCCCCGCGGACCTCACGGAGCGGGGGATCTTCGGGGTGCTGCTCCAGTACCCGGGCGCCTCCGGAGCGATACGCGACCAGCGCCGCACTGTCGAGCAGGCGCACGAACTCGGTGCGGTCGTCACCGTCGCCGCGGACCTGCTGGCGCTGACGCTGCTGACCTCTCCCGGCGAGCTGGGCGCGGACATCGCCGTCGGCTCCAGCCAGCGGTTCGGGGTTCCGATGGGCTTCGGCGGACCGCACGCGGGCTACATGTCCGTCCGCGAGCAGTTCGCCCGCAGCCTGCCCGGGCGGCTCGTCGGGGTCTCCAAGGACGTGGACGGCGAGCAGGCGTACCGCCTCGCCCTGCAGACCCGTGAACAGCACATCCGGCGGGAGAAGGCCACCAGCAACATCTGCACCGCGCAGGTCCTGCTCGCGGTGATGGCCGGCATGTACGCCGCGTACCACGGGCCGGACGGGCTGGCCGGGATCGCCCGTCGCACCCACCGGTACGCGGCGCTGCTCGCGGCCGGACTGCGGGGTGGCGGGGTCGAGATCGTCCACGACAGCTTCTTCGACACCGTCACCGCGCGCGTCCCGGGCCAGGCCGCCCGGATCACCGAGCGGGCCCGCGTGGCGGGCGTCAACCTGCGGCTGGTGGACGCCGACCATGTCGGCATCGCCTGCGACGAGACCACGGGCCGGGACCAGCTCACCACCGTGTGGCAGGCGTTCGGTGTCGCGGCTGCGCCGACCGACCTCGACGAGCTGGACGCGGCCACCGACGATGCGCTGCCGGCCGACCTGCTGCGCACCGACGAGTACCTCACCCATCCGGCCTTCCACGAGCACCGCTCCGAGACCGCGATGCTGCGCTACCTGCGCCGGCTGGCCGACCGGGACTACGCGCTGGACCGCGGCATGATCCCGCTGGGCTCCTGCACGATGAAGCTCAACGCCACCACGGAGATGGAGCCGGTCACCTGGCCCGAGTTCGGCGCGCTGCACCCCTTCGCGCCCGCCGAGCAGGCCGAGGGGTATCTGACGCTGATCCGCGAGCTGGAGGAGCGGCTGGCCGAGGTCACCGGCTACGACAAGGTCTCCCTCCAGCCCAACGCGGGCTCGCAGGGCGAACTCGCCGGGCTGCTGGCGGTCCGTGCCTACCACCGTGCCAACGGCGAGCCCGGGCGCACCGTCTGCCTCATCCCCTCCTCGGCGCACGGCACCAACGCGGCCAGTGCGGTGATGGCGGGGATGAGGGTCGTGGTCGTCAAGACCAGCGACAACGGCGACGTGGACGTGGCCGACCTGCACGCCAAGATCGAGCAGTACGGCGACGAGCTGGCCGTTCTGATGGTCACCTACCCGTCCACGCACGGCGTGTTCGAGGAACACATCACCGAGGTCTGCGCAGCCGTGCACGACGCGGGCGGCCAGGTCTACGTGGACGGCGCCAACCTGAACGCGCTGCTGGGGCTGGCGAGGCCGGGACGCTTCGGCGCCGACGTCTCGCACCTGAACCTGCACAAGACGTTCTGCATCCCGCACGGCGGGGGCGGTCCCGGAGTCGGCCCGATCGGGGTGCGCGCGCACCTGGCACCGTATCTTCCCAACCATCCGCTGCAGCCCGCCGCGGGGCCCGCGACAGGGATCGGCCCGGTCTCCGGGGCGCCGTGGGGATCGGCCGGCATCCTGCCCATCTCCTGGGCGTACGTCCGGCTGATGGGGGCCGAGGGGCTGCGCAAGGCCACCCAGGTGGCGGTGCTGAGCGCCAACTACATCGCCAAGCGGCTGGAGCCGCACTATCCGGTGCTCTACGCGGGCCCCCACGGGCTGGTGGCGCACGAGTGCATCGTCGACGTCCGCCCGCTGACCAAGCAGACCGGCGTGAGCATCGACGATGTGGCCAAGCGGCTGATCGACTACGGCTTCCACGCGCCGACGATGTCCTTCCCCGTGGCCGGGACACTGATGATCGAGCCGACGGAGAGCGAGGACCTGAACGAGGTCGACCGGTTCTGCGAGGCGATGATCGCCATTCGTGCGGAGATCGAGAAGGTCGGTACGGGGGAGTGGGACGCGGAGGACAACCCGCTGCGCAATGCCCCGCACACGGCCGCGATGCTGGGCCGCGAATGGCAGCAGGGGTACGGCCGCGAGGAGGCGGTCTTCCCCGCCGGAGTGCGGGCAGGTGACAAGTACTGGCCGCCGGTGCGCCGGATCGACGGCGCGTACGGGGACCGCAACCTGGTCTGCTCCTGCCCGCCGATCGCGGAGTACGACGCCGGGTAG
- a CDS encoding DUF881 domain-containing protein, translated as MSDENRPEDGLPPKRELPAERPVSSGQEPPRQEPPSRESPGREPSGQESPVGAAPEAGKGDGGGAKLTGRQRLAQAVWPPRVTRAQLIVALLLFVLGLGLAIQVRSTSENSALRGARREDLVRILDELDNRTKRLEEEKRKLDGQRTELETSSDQAEEARKQTREKEAQLGVLAGTVAAEGPGIHMKINDRTGAADADTLLDAVQELRAAGAEAMEINGVRVVASTHFTDSGGRVSVDGHRIEQPYRFEVIGKPADLEPALNIPGGVVQTLKNKQATVEVTRSGKITVDALRQVKRPDYARSSSQ; from the coding sequence ATGAGCGACGAGAACCGGCCCGAAGACGGCCTTCCCCCCAAGCGCGAGCTTCCCGCGGAGCGTCCGGTCTCTTCCGGGCAGGAGCCGCCCCGACAGGAGCCGCCCAGCCGGGAGTCTCCCGGACGGGAGCCGTCCGGTCAGGAGTCGCCCGTGGGAGCGGCGCCGGAGGCCGGGAAGGGTGACGGCGGCGGCGCGAAGCTGACGGGACGGCAACGCCTCGCCCAGGCCGTGTGGCCCCCGCGGGTGACGCGCGCCCAATTGATCGTCGCGCTGCTGCTCTTCGTCCTCGGTCTCGGCCTGGCGATCCAGGTCCGCTCGACCAGCGAGAACAGCGCACTGCGCGGTGCGCGCCGCGAGGACCTCGTCCGCATCCTCGACGAGCTCGACAACCGCACCAAGCGGCTGGAGGAGGAGAAGCGGAAGCTGGACGGGCAGCGCACGGAGCTGGAGACCTCCTCCGACCAGGCCGAGGAGGCGCGGAAGCAGACCAGGGAGAAGGAAGCCCAACTCGGGGTGCTGGCCGGTACCGTGGCGGCCGAGGGGCCCGGTATCCATATGAAGATCAACGATCGTACGGGCGCCGCGGATGCGGATACGCTGCTGGACGCGGTCCAGGAGCTGCGGGCCGCCGGCGCCGAGGCCATGGAGATCAACGGGGTGCGTGTGGTGGCCAGCACGCATTTCACCGACAGCGGCGGCAGAGTCAGTGTGGACGGGCATAGGATCGAGCAGCCTTACCGCTTCGAGGTCATCGGCAAGCCCGCCGACCTGGAACCGGCGTTGAACATCCCCGGCGGGGTCGTGCAGACGCTGAAGAACAAGCAGGCCACCGTGGAGGTGACCCGCTCGGGGAAGATCACTGTGGACGCCTTGCGGCAGGTGAAGCGGCCTGACTACGCTCGGTCGTCATCGCAGTGA